Below is a window of Oleomonas cavernae DNA.
CCGCTGCATTATGGCCGTGGCCACCTGTGGGCCAAGGGCAAGACCGATCGCAAGTGGATCTATGTCGAGCTGGACCCGGAAGCGATCGGCCAGAACCGTCCGATCGACGTGCCGCTGGTGGGCGACCTGCGCACCGTCGTGCCGCAGCTCTCGGCTGCGCTGAAGGCCACCCCGCGCCAGGAGCACCCGGACCTGCAGCGCTGGATCAAGGAAGACAAGGAGCGCCTGCAGGCGCTGGCCCAGCAGGACTTCAAGACCGACAGCGGCCGCGTCCACACCGGCCAGTGGGTCGTCGAGGCCACCAGGGCCATGCCGAAGAACGCGATCCACGCGCGCGACGGCGGTTGCACCGTGGTCTTCACCTGGACCTACCTGCAGGCGAAGCCGCACGACGTGGTCTGGAACCAGAACTTCGGCTGCCTGGGTACCGGTCTCGGCTACGCCATCGGCGCCTCGATCGCGGACGGCGGCAAGCGTCCGGTCCTGCTGACCACCAGCGATTCCTCGTTCCTGTACCACATCGGTGACCTGGAAGTGGTCCAGCGCTTCAAGCTGCCGATGGTCATCGTCGTTGCCGTGGACAACGCCTGGGGCCTGGAAGTCGGCGTCTACAAGCGCACCTTCGGCCACGGCAACAGCACCGAGCCGGGCGTGCACTGGAGCAAGAACGTGCGCTTCGACCAGATCGCCAAGGGCCTCGGCTGCGAAGGCGTCTACGTCGACAAGGGCGAAGACCTG
It encodes the following:
- a CDS encoding thiamine pyrophosphate-dependent enzyme codes for the protein ELEVPPALPPSSYRLVEPGADGIMVAKAAELIRNAECPVLLVGHAVQCTRAGQKVKELAELMGCPILQTSGGTAFIEGVEDRTFPYLFSEVGDDIVAKSDVVVAIGTEIGEPLHYGRGHLWAKGKTDRKWIYVELDPEAIGQNRPIDVPLVGDLRTVVPQLSAALKATPRQEHPDLQRWIKEDKERLQALAQQDFKTDSGRVHTGQWVVEATRAMPKNAIHARDGGCTVVFTWTYLQAKPHDVVWNQNFGCLGTGLGYAIGASIADGGKRPVLLTTSDSSFLYHIGDLEVVQRFKLPMVIVVAVDNAWGLEVGVYKRTFGHGNSTEPGVHWSKNVRFDQIAKGLGCEGVYVDKGEDL